The region tggtgggggggtggcttatcagggttagggttaggatccctttatcaccttgatggtggggggtggcttatcagggttagggttaggggtagggtttggatccctttatcaccttgatggtggggggtggcttatcagggttagggttaggggtagggtttggatccctttatcaccttgatggtggggggtggcttatcagggttagggtttggatccctttatcaccttgatggtggggggtggcttatcagggttagggtttggatccctttatcaccttgatggttgggggggggggcttatcagtgtgtattcttgtttttttctattgaaacgcatgcgtttaaaacgcaaccaaacgcatgtgcttaaaaacgcatgcgtttacatagacagcaatacgttttttggccgcaaaaaaacgcctctagaaattactacatgttgcatttctgcaatcaaacgcaagcatagaaaagacgcatgcgtcgtcaaacgcggcaaaacgcatacaaaaaaaacgcatgcgtttttaatgttaaatataggaaaaaaacgcatgctttttttgcgctaaaacgcagcggcaaaaaacgcaaatgtgaaaccagcctaaaacattTAAAGGTGTGGTTTGAAGTACaaagtaattttcatcctaaacCACTACctagtgccataatctaaactattttctaatatacttgaaatAAAAATGTCCTATCCATCCCTAGCTAAACTATCTAACtggtttacaattttttttcccttcctttttGACGACACTGTTTGAGAATACCAGTGCATGCTGGGACAATCAAAAGaagcgtcatcagggggcagaggctgcagtcactgccaGCGCCTCTGATTCCTCCCCGAAAGTAAGCGCCATCATTGATTCTAGTTCTtgcgtgctgtgcactgtgtgatgaGCATTAtgacagtgcactctgttgcccgctcagatcagcagtaacgagTGCATTGTCAGAATATCCAGCGTGCATAGACCAGTGCCGTGTCTCCTCCGCAAGTGACATCACTGGTCTCAACACATCTGTTTCCGCTGTTTACACTATTACTCTAAAAGGGTTATCTGGAGTTTGTTGACCAAAAAAACTGTATTTTTCTATTAAATCAAGGCAATATTTAaagttgttttatttttaaatgttttgaTGAATTGTTGTAATAAAATGGATGTGAATGTGTAAATATACATAATCGTTTCATTTATAAATACTTAGTTTATAAAAGTCTTcttaaatattgaaaaaaaatattttccatacCTGTCTACCTTCCAGTTCTATTTGAAAATTTTTTGCAGATTCCTGAGTAACCCGACCTCCAAAGTCCAACTGGTAGACCTGTGTTGCCTCATTCCAAAGAGGCTGCTTGTTGGCCATAACATATACAAATCCTTGACTTCCCAATCTGCCGTCATCCTTATCATTTGCTTTTCGACACTTAAATTCATCCAAGTCACTAGCTGTTCTGAGGTTCCGCTTTGTTTTCCAACCCTTTTTATTGCTCTGGCTCTGATTCATCAGCTCATCTCCACTAATGAAGAGCTCCGGTTCACTTTCTGAACTATCTTGAAATTCATTTGTCTTATTTAGCTTCTTGGACTTTAGCTGATCTTTCTGACTTTTGACCTTCTTTTTTTCTCTTCCAAGTCGGGGGCTAGATATGAGAGAATTAAAGTCACCCAAAGTTCTTGCATCCTTTTTCACCTTGCCCTCAGTAATAGCCTGAACGTTTCCTTCTTCTGCTTTGCTATCCAAACGCTTTCGATTTTTCTTAGCAAATTTGTCTGTTCTCTGGGATATCGGGCTCTCTGTCAAGGAAAGGACTTCTTGGAAATTATCAGCAGTTTCCGCCATTACCTCTGTACCCCCAGTACTGTGGAGCTCAAGCTGAGGAGCAATGATAGGTTTTTCCGGCAACAAAAGAGGCTTTGGTGGAAGAGCAGCCTGTGAACTTGGAACAGGGGGACATGTACTGTAGGTATTCCATGGGTGCAAAGCTATTGCAGGAAGTTGCAACCCATTGCAATTACTGCTTCCTGGATACATGGGTGGCAAAGGGCAACAAGGCAAATTGGGTGGATATGCTGGTTGTACTAGTATAGCAGGCTCCTGTTGAACAAACTGTGTTGGAGCTAGGGCCTCTTTTGGGGAGCAAGGTTTTTGTACTTGTTGAAGAGGAGGTGGTATATTATAACTTCCAGTAAAAGGTATACCAACACCAAAAGTTGACTGGAATGTAGAAATGGGGCTTGTGGTTGACTTAGGAGAAATAAATGGCACACGTGACATATCGTGATGTTGGCCTTGTCCTAATATTAAGGGAGGAGGTCTTTTGGGAATTGGCAATGTGTTGTGAGCTGTCCTTTCCTGTGGAACCCATACATCCTCACTTACCATTGGGTCCCACTGGTATGGTGgggggcattttattgttagccctGCCTCAGCCAGGTTAATATGCATGACTGGCTTTTCTACTTGGCAATGTTGAGAAACCGATTCATCTTCTGTAAAGGCAGAGTTTATATAGTCTGTCCTGTCTCTGCAATTTTCAGCAGGACTTAAAAGGTTATAAGATGACTGAGAAGCTAAAGGAGTCGTGCTGGCAGAGTGAACTATAACAGTACTCTGTTGAGGACTACAGGTTGAGGAGAGGTCAGGGCGAATATTTCCAGCACCAATAGTGCTGGTGATTATATTACTATTATGATTACTGATGCTACTGCTGATAACTCCAGTGctactgctacactggctgcatgtGTACAATGCTGTTGGTGTCCTCTGTTGGTACTGTCCAGTAACAACATTGCTCTTTGATTTGGGTAGATGTTGTAGTGTTGCCCTCTGGTTATCAGCCATCTGAGCCATTTTAAGAGTAGCTTCACGACTATTTCTCCGTAGAGTAGCGTGGATGAGACTGCTGTCTATTCTTTGAGCTGCACCCCTGCTTTGAGCAAGCTGTGCAGCAATCTCAGGATATGGTGGTGGATCTCCAGGGGGTATAGAATACCGAGGAACATGCAGTCTATTCAGTGTGGCACTAGTACAAGGTTGTTTAATCTTCTTTTCCGTTGCAGAAACTCTTAGTGTTGCAGAGCTTCCTGGGCCTGGAAGAGTATAAGTATTTTGAGTGCACAATATTCGAGTTCGTGGTCTGCACACCTCTTCCACATTGCCACTGCTATCAAATGTTGTTATTCTTTCATAACCTAGTGGAGTCTGGTAGTGCGCACTAGAGAACAAggaaaaatctcccttttttaggcaGAGATCTACAGGAGGCTGTGGAATTGGTGGTGGAGGTGCTGCTGAAGTTGGAGGAGCTGGGATTGTTCCTGGATATGGTGGGGGAGGATTGAGTTTGTTCAACTGCATTTCTTGAACAGTGGAGAAAATTACAGCATCTGCTTCTGCAAACTGAGGAACTGAATGTATAGATTTTGATTTTTGGGGAAGGTCATGGTCTCGTTCGGTGTGCTCCATGGACATCTTTACTGCATTCTGGGGTGGGTGAGGCAAAGGATGCTGGGCAGGTTGCAACATGCGGCTCATTTCAACTCCACCAAATATTACTTGCCCTGGATTAGAATATCGATTCTGTGCAGGATACGGAACAGTATTTTCCGTTGAATGATCTTGTGGTGCTGGGGCTACCATTTGATTGGCCAAAATCTCTAGTTGTACATTTTGATTTGCTAACAATGACTGAACTAAGCCAATGCTTTGAGTTGGTGACATAGCTTGGGCAGAGCTATGGATAGGCGCAATGGGGATGTTCACAGTGCAAGGTGGATTATTTTCAGGTGCCCCAGAAGTTCCAGTTACtgtaagagagggaaaaaaaataaaaatttgaaaaaaaaataaataaaaataaataagcatTTTAACTTAAATACAAGAAGTTGACCACTGAGTGGCAGTGATAGATATAAATACTGTAGAATGAAGAGAGAAAAATACTATTAAAAATATGTATCGATGCCCCATCCTAGAATCATCAATTAATCTATTCATCTATTCAAAAGGTGAGTGCAGACAGTTagatcatctaatatataattgcctagaatactacttcctgcaatttgtgccaacttccgtggctttgtccggagctaatgtccggagataatgtccggagctaatgtccggagataagtgacgtcaccagtgtcctacacccaggcagagcacaggggccccaggcagcatatggggccccaggcagagcacagtggtcccaggcagagcacaggggccccaggcagcctatggggccccaggcagagcacagtggccccaggcagcatatggggccccaggcagagcacaggggccccaggcagcatatggggccccaggcagagcacaggggccccaggcagaacatggggccccaggcagagcacaggggccccaggcagagcacaggggccccaggcagagcacaggggccccaggcagcatatggggccccaggcagagcacaggggccccaggcagagcacaggggccccaggcagcatatggggccccaggcagagcacaggggcccca is a window of Ranitomeya variabilis isolate aRanVar5 chromosome 2, aRanVar5.hap1, whole genome shotgun sequence DNA encoding:
- the TULP4 gene encoding tubby-related protein 4, which translates into the protein MYASVEHGPVLCSDSNILCLSWKGRVPKSEKEKPVCRRRYYEEGWLATGNGRGVVGVTFTLSHCRRDRNAPQRTNFNLRGHNSEVVLVRWNEPFQKLATCDADGGIFVWIQYEGRWSVELVNDRGAQVSDFTWSHDGTQALISYRDGFVLVGSVSGQRHWSSEINLESQITCGIWTPDDQQVLFGTADGQVIVMDCHGRMLAHVLLHESDGILSMSWNYPSFLVEDSSESDTDSDDYSPPQDGPSAYPIPVENIKPLLTVGFTSGDISLMNNYDDLSPTIIRSGLKDVVVQWCTQGDLLAVAGMEKQNLLPDLGNGPSLKSAKIKFYNIRGEHIYILETPVQRPITSICWGHRDSRLFLASGPALYVVRVEHRIANLQLLCQQAIASCLLDDKDIAKLSLPPRLCSYLTTAFTPTIKPPIPDPNNMRDFVSYPTSGNERLHCTMKRTEDDPEVGGPCYTLYLEYLGGLVPVLKGRRISKLRPEFVIMDPKTDGKTDEIYSNGLISTVIDSCNCSDSSDIELSDDWAAKKSPKITRASKSPKLPRINIEARKSPKLSRAAQEISRSPRLPIRKPSIGSPNLTRREFPLDDITQHNYLAQVTSNIWGTKFKIVGLAAFLPANLGAVIYKTSLLHLQPRQMTIYLPEVRKISMDYINLPVFNTNVFSEDEDDLPVTGTSGAPENNPPCTVNIPIAPIHSSAQAMSPTQSIGLVQSLLANQNVQLEILANQMVAPAPQDHSTENTVPYPAQNRYSNPGQVIFGGVEMSRMLQPAQHPLPHPPQNAVKMSMEHTERDHDLPQKSKSIHSVPQFAEADAVIFSTVQEMQLNKLNPPPPYPGTIPAPPTSAAPPPPIPQPPVDLCLKKGDFSLFSSAHYQTPLGYERITTFDSSGNVEEVCRPRTRILCTQNTYTLPGPGSSATLRVSATEKKIKQPCTSATLNRLHVPRYSIPPGDPPPYPEIAAQLAQSRGAAQRIDSSLIHATLRRNSREATLKMAQMADNQRATLQHLPKSKSNVVTGQYQQRTPTALYTCSQCSSSTGVISSSISNHNSNIITSTIGAGNIRPDLSSTCSPQQSTVIVHSASTTPLASQSSYNLLSPAENCRDRTDYINSAFTEDESVSQHCQVEKPVMHINLAEAGLTIKCPPPYQWDPMVSEDVWVPQERTAHNTLPIPKRPPPLILGQGQHHDMSRVPFISPKSTTSPISTFQSTFGVGIPFTGSYNIPPPLQQVQKPCSPKEALAPTQFVQQEPAILVQPAYPPNLPCCPLPPMYPGSSNCNGLQLPAIALHPWNTYSTCPPVPSSQAALPPKPLLLPEKPIIAPQLELHSTGGTEVMAETADNFQEVLSLTESPISQRTDKFAKKNRKRLDSKAEEGNVQAITEGKVKKDARTLGDFNSLISSPRLGREKKKVKSQKDQLKSKKLNKTNEFQDSSESEPELFISGDELMNQSQSNKKGWKTKRNLRTASDLDEFKCRKANDKDDGRLGSQGFVYVMANKQPLWNEATQVYQLDFGGRVTQESAKNFQIELEGRQVMQFGRIDGNAYILDFQYPFSAVQAFAVALANVTQRLK